The DNA sequence ATATATAGATTATTACTTGAGCAGCTGCGAAATTAGTGTTAGACAGCCCCAATTTCAGACTTTCAATGTTTAACTACATGATTGGGTGGCCCAAATTGATGGGCTTGTTAAAGTTCCGAAGAGAATATGGGCCGGATTTGGCTTAAAGAGCTCTGATGTAGTTTaccaattaataattaaatcatgaaaatatgaaaatagaagtaaaatttacaaaaaaaaactaatctattagtaatataataataaaaaatttattaattattaatatatttatgtataaatatatataatttaatttatttttaatgtatatttatgttctaatatatatttataatgatGATTGATATTGTTGATTTTAATAAACACAGAATATTAGTATAATAATTGATGGCGGAAATAGCATGGTAGAGACTACGGCCTGAGATGTGGTTTGTCAAAAAAGAGAAAGGAGGTGAATTCATGCACGTAAGTTGAGAAATATAGGCATTGAATAATGAGACATAATAGAAATTGAGGTAGACCATACACAAAAAATTGAGAAGAGGTAACCCTAGGTAGAGTGAGTGACCATGGTAAAATTGCATGGAAAGATTCCCAAGTTGAAAAGCATATAAATGGCATTAATTATGTGATGATGAAAGGGTTCACATTGACACATTAAACGAATCAAAGCAATGTTGCTTGTCAGCATACCCAATGCCATATACAATTAATGCCTTCCGTCTCTGGCCATGACTCATAGTAAGTAATAACTCATAACCCCCCACTATACAAAACTAACCCTAGCTATATAGTCTCTATACTCTATTATCATTTTCCACATGCATTCGGATCTCATAAGTCGGTgccataacaaaaaaaatatttatatagtcctatattattattatgcaaAATTCCAAAACCCACCCTCCTCTCTCACTCTTCATTCTCCAATGAACCAAACACAACCATCTCTTCTCATTTATGACCTTCCTCATTTAAAACTCTCACCTCTCTGATGAGCAGAGAGAGTCACAGAGACAATACTTAACATaatacctctctctttctctctctctaaaataaATGCTGTAGCAAAGGGGTGCCATTAATGAGGCTCTACAAATTGCCAGACCAATCTCATTAAATTAAACGCATGCGACCACCCCAACCATTTAATTCCACCATTGACCTGACCCACTGCACCGCCATCCACCACCACCGCTTCAAACTTCAAACCCCTCCCTTCTCTCCGGCGGTTCTTCCAATGAACCATCCTTCAATCACCATCTTCCACGTGTCCCCTTTGCACTCAATTCCACCAAAAAATTAATCTTTTCTCCTACCCAGTTCCAAATTTcacctttttttctttttctctttcatcttcTGTTGAACCTCTCCGGCGAAAGCAGCGCCTCGGGATCTCCGCATCTCAGCCGGCTCGACGAAAACCCCGCCGCGCCAGCTGCCGAGGTCAATACGGAAGACCTTAAGAACATGGGGCTAGCGATGGACTTACTCCGCCGCGACGAGCTCCCGCCACCGGCGTACCTCATGCTTGACTCCGATAACGGAAAAAACCCTCTTCGCCGGAAAAACGGTGACTTCATCCCTCTGTAGTATCTGAAAGAGAACACCCTCGGCTTCCCAATAGACCCAAACGGCGAAGGTCTCTTACTCCAGAAACTGCTGCTGCTCCCTCCTCTCCGGTACCGCCATGGGGACGCCGTCGCCGGCTCCATCACCAACATCCTCTCCGACGCCAAGCTCCTTTCGAACCCAAACGAATAAGAACGTTTCAATAGAAAGTCCCTCCCGTTGAACCCCTCCTCGGGAACTTCCACGGTAATCTCCGGCGCCGCCGAAACCGCCGTCGTAGCATGACGATAGTCCTCCGGCGGAGGCGGAGTGTGCTCCGCCGCTATCCGGTGGAAGATGGCATCGTCGTCGAGACTTGGGCGAATCCTGGCGGCGAACATGGGAGTAAACGGCGAGGCGGCGGAGAGAACCCCGGCGCGGCAGAGAGGGCAGTTTGCGTGGGAACGAAGCCAAGCATCGATGCAATCAACATGGAAGGTGTGTGAGCAAAGAGGCAAGGTTCGAACGTAATCATCGTCTTCGAATTCGAAGAGGCAAACGGCGCAATCGCGGCGTGAAGATGAACGGCGAGAGGAGGTGCTGTTGAGTTCGCCGGCGTATAGGGCGGCGTAAAGGGAGAAAGGGATGGTTTTGATGACGGAGTCGTCGAGGCCGTAAGGGGAGAAGGAGGAAGGTGGGATATGAGGGTCGAAGGGGGAGTCGTAGTAGTAAGGGAGGGAGTCTAGGTCGCCGGAGGAGGAAGGGAGGAAGGAATGAGTGCGGCGGCGACGGCGAAAGCGTCTTATGAGGCGGTGGAGTGGAGGAGTGAGGTGGCGGGCTATGAGACGGGAGTATGTAACGAGGAGGAAGGCGGCGGCGATGACAACAACCATTGCTATGAGGGGAGGGCTGAAGTCCACCGGAGACTTAGAAGGTGACGGTGGCGGCAGCGTTGACTTGGCGAAGGTGGCGGATGGAGATGGAGATGGAGATGGAGATGGTGTTGGAGGCCATATCCAATGATGAGAAGAAGAAGGTGGCATGATGGTGGTTGAATTaggatgatgatggtgatgcatCTGCAtgagacagagagagagagaaagaaaaaagagaagagaagagaagagaaagagagtgaGTCTCTGACACTGTGCAATTGATAATGCAATGCACAAAACTAAACCGTTGACTGTGGAtttatcttcttctacttctcttTCTAATACAAATCCTTCCTCTTCCTCAAATAAACCACTATCTATTTCTATTTCAAATTCATTCTtacaaattattaattttatataaaaatatttgtatatcAGATTATCTCATTAAATATACGAAACAAAATAGTGTAATTatatagatttttattttatcagttaaaaaataaaatattactaGTTAATTATCgagtgagaaaaaaaaaacattaattatttattggATTTTGCTTAATAGTATATTAGTGTTGGCAAAACTTTGATTTGATTTAGCAAGCAAAAGATGTCACAAAAGACAtttaatttggagagaaatgATTGCGTGTGTTAATTTAGCGGTGTTGACTTTTTTGGCAGCACTTAGAAAGGTTTATGTGTGGGTTGTGGTGCTGCGACACGTCATGGTTTGCTGAATTTAAGAGTTTAGAATTTAGACCCAACTGCAACTGCGCCTTCACCTTCCATCTTCTGTTCCACGCGCCATCTTTCTGCTTCTGCCATCTTAGGCGCCAAACATTCAAacattattattactttcttaCTACTAACATTCCCATTCTATTCTAGTTTCAACTTATAAATACTCTTTTATTACATAATATTTGTAATGTTTAGGTTGTATTTTTCCTTTTAGGTTACTTCTATAATAATGCAATTTTAAAACAAACGGTATCGACCCAAATTAGTTATTTCATATAAAGAAGTACTCTCAAGTATTTCAATTAATCtctatttataaattatttaatcaaataaatttatgtgaaaactcaggtgaagtCGATTTTACGTGAAGTTTATACCTGAGACTAAGAATCGTtggataaaaatttagtcaaattaatcAAATCATTTAACGGTTTTCaggtatcaacttcacgtaaagtcgacttcacctgagttttcaccataaatttaactaaattatttacCCTCACATATACTTATTTTATCTTTGCGCTTCAATTgtaagtttttcttttttttttcttcttttttttcgtcaCTGCTAATACTTcgtctttttttctttttttttctttttcattattttttcctTTCATTATCGTATGTTCTAAACTTTAGCTTTTAATCCGCATATTTATATCTTTCGTAATTCTTCCTCAGCCAGGTTTGTGCAGAATAGCAGAACAAGTAAAGTATTTGTAGCATAGCAAAAATGCCTTCCTCGTCATTAATATGTTTGCTCGCGACAATTGTAGCCTCTCGAGAGAATTGATGACTGGATCAAAGATGCACTTGCTATTGCTAATACTAGTACATCGAAAAATTCTAAATTGGTTCGTTTAAATAGCTCCAGATAGTGGAACAAGGGAGTCGTTACCAACACCACTTCCTTCttttttaattgaaattttttctcctccttccttttcttccttctcctcaattattttcatcatcatcatcgttgTCTTTTTCTTATACATATCGTCATTATCGTTATCATCGTTATTATTATCGTTATCATCGAATTTTTGCCATATTGATAACGTTGCCTAATccaaaattgatttgaatgtgTTTTTGTTGATAATTCAGTCATTTTTTGTGTTGTTTCCAAACTGAGTTTGTGTATCACaattattaagtaattttagTGCATTTTTTAGTTAGTTGAAGTTTGTAACAAAAATTCGATGTAAAATACTAAGATATTTATGTGTTATTGCGAAgaattttttgtgtatttttattctgataagttctccatcattcaaaattcttcctctttctcctccttatcttttgttcttcttcttcttcttcttcttctttttcctcatattcattatcttctttttttcttattcatctttttcttcttgttttacattctcaattttcttcttgttttactcttttaacgagaagaaaaataaaaaaaatcaaacaaaaaaaatagagaagaaacacataatgctataaaaatatttaaaagagtatgaacctacattcattcaattaaaagaaagaaagaaagaagaaggaaaaagaaaaaattacaacactaaataaaatatttttgtgtgtCTGTAGCAAAATTTTGGTATAAAAACTAGGATATTTATgtgtttttattaaaaaatgttgatgtatttatattctaataagtgctgtataattcaaaactcttccaattgttcctcttcatcttttgcttctttttcttcttcttctttttcattatcattatcatcatcctcttctttttttttcttattcatctttttcttcttgttttactctattaacaagaacaaaaaaataaaacgaagaaaaagaaacacataatgctacaaaattacttggaaAAGAATgaacatacattcattcaactaaaagaaaaaaaataaaaaaagaagaagaagaaaattgcAGTATTAAAGAAAGCATTTTTGCGTATTTGTAAGAAtttttgatgtatttttcttttgataagTTGTGTTATTATTAAGAAATTTCGATGTATTTTTCTTCTGATAAGTTATGCGTAATTCAAAACTCTTGCTCTTGctcttcctcttccttctcCACCTCTTTTGCtgttgtttcttcttcttcttcatcatcatcatcatcatcatcttcttatttttcttattcatctttttcttattgTTTTACATTCTCAATTTTCTCCttgttttattcttttaataagaataaaaacaaaaaatcaaacaaagaaaaagaagaagaacacataaTGATGCAAAATTATTTGGAAGAGTATGAATCTAtatttattcaattaaaaaaaagaaataaagaaaaaaaaatgcagtattaaaaaaacatttttgTGTATTGTAGCAAAATTTTAATGTAAAAACTAAGACATTTAAgtgttattattaaaaaatttcgatatatttttattctgataagttatGCATATtttaaaactcttcctcttcttcttcatcctctttcttttttgtggatgcttcttcttcttctttttcatcatcatcatcatcatcttttttttctttcttattttactttcttaacacaaatttaaaaaaatcaaacaaagaagaagaagaaacatataatgctgtaaaattacttggaagaagatgaatatacattcattcaattaaaaaaaagaaataagaaagaaaagaaaaaaatgcagcattaaataaaatatttttgtgtatttgtaacaaaatttcagtgtaaaaactaaaatatttatgtgttattgttaaaaaattttgatgtattttttttataagttctgcataattcaaaattattcCATTTCCTCTTTCTTATCTTTTGCtgcttcttcatcatcatcatcatcatcatcatcatcatcatcatcatcttcttcttcttcttcttcttcttcttcttcttttaccttctcaagtttattcttattttactcttttaacaataattaaaaaaaattaaacaaagaagaagaaaaaatacataatgttgcaaaattatttgaaaaaagatgaacttatattcattcaactaaaagaaagaaaaattaagaaaaaaaagaaaacaaatgtagcattaaaaaaatatttttgtatatttgtaacaaaattttagtGTAAAAACTAAGACATTTATATGTTATTGTTAAGAAATTTCgatgtatttttattctaataagtTTTGCATAGTTTAAAACTCTTCATCTTTTTTCTCCTCATCTTTTGCTTCTTCttattcctcttctttttcatcatcatcttcttttttttcttatttatcttttctttcttattttactttctcaaaatttttttgttttagtctcttaacaagaataaaaacaaaaaaattaaataaaaaaaaaaagagaaacacATAATActgcaaaattacttgaaaaataataaacctatattcattcaactaaaaaaagaaaaaaataagaaaaaaagaagaaaaaatgcagcattaaaaaaatatttttgtgcatttgtaacaaaatttcggtgtaaaaactaaaaaatttatgtgttattaTTAAGAAATTActgtgtatttttattctgatatgtgttgcataatttaaaactcttcatctttctcatcttctgctgcttcttcttcttttttatctttttgtttcattttgtcataatttttttaggaagcaaaaatcaaccaaagaagaaaaaaatacataataatgttgcaaaatcaacaaaaaagaagaggaaaaaatgCACCAAGAACAACAGTAATAAAAAGAATGACGAAGGGGATGAAACTcgcaaaaaagaagaaaggacgcgaagaaaaaggagaaaaaacgcaaagaaaaaagaagagaaagagaaggaggAACACGAGATATAAATCTTGGAGGAGAAATCCGAAGGAGAAGAAACACGAAGAAGAACCGCGTGATTTCAATATGTGTAGCAGTAATAGTTGTGACCAAGGTAGAGAAAATCGAGATTTTACGTGAAAtcgaaaaagtaaataaaaaacgTAAAACGTAAAATCTTAACAAGATTTAAATCGTAAAATCGTCAGACTTAGTACAAATTTCATAAAATCGATAAACTCATTTAAAATTGTAATATCGGAAGATTTTAAGAGTTAAATCGAGATTCTAGCTACTATGGTTGTGACTGTGAAGGTTCtgttaataatatttttaaattattcttttttgtAAGGGAATTGGAATTCAGacaagtgtttttttttttttggacaggGTGTGGACACCATGGCATAATGGATCCTATccctttttaaagaaaaaaatatatgggCCTTGTGGGCTCTCACCGCTAAGAAAAAAAACAGGAAAGGGTGTGGTACAAATAACAAAACGGAAGAAATAGCTGGAGAACCAAAAACCCTAAATCGAACAAGAAGAGCGAATTTGGGAGCTAGGGTTTAAGCTTTCGATCAGTTTCGAAGAAATCAGAAGAGGAGGCAGCCATCATGTTCCCAGGAATGTTCATGCGGAAGCCAGATAAAGCTGCGGCATTGAAGCAGCTGAAATCTCACGTCGCCATGTTCGGTGCTTGGGTTGTCGTCGTTCGAATCACCCCTTACATTCTTCACTTTCTCAACCGCGACAAAGACGACCTCGAGCTCAGGCTCGAGCTTTAGGCTCCAGCTTCATCAGGTAACTCCCCCCCGCCCCAATTCACTTCCATTTTAGATTCAATTTTTTGTATGCGAATTTGGGGAATTCTCTCATTATTTGCTTGAAGTTTCTGACTTTTCAGGTTTGGCAAATAATTGATGAATTGTTACGTTAAGGGTTTCTGTTAAAACGTCCTGTTGTTAACACAATAAGATTTGTAGTTTATTCTACATAATAAGTATTTGACTTGGAATCTATGAGTTTATTTTCGGTAGCTTAAAAGCAAATACAGTATGCTGTTTCAGTTAGGATTTATGACGAATTAGGGTCAGTTAATTGAAAATTGAGTGTATCATGTGCGGAATTGAGTTTTGGATGAGGACTATACTTTAATCTATGTTTACATTATAACATTGTGCCATTCATGTTTTCCTAAAAGAATATAGTATATGGTATACATCTTAAAATTGGGTTTATGTGGTTGTTTTCAACTTGATGATTAGTATGAATTCTAAATCAACTATTCTAAAACATGAGTTATAAAGTGATTGCATTTTTCACCCTATTTCCTTCCATTCGGAAATAACTGTCATATTTTGGAAGTATTTAGACATAATTCGAGGTCACACGTTCCAAAACATTGCACTTAATTCTGGACAGAGGTAGTGGTACCTAACCTGTGTCGTATGTTCTGCTAAAGATGAACTTATAATCATGTGTGATTAATCATCAAAAACCAATGCTgattaatcattaaaaaaaaacaaaaattaggATCTCAGGTGGGTATATCATCCTTTATAGTAGTTGTTCTTGTATATATTTATGGTTAATGATTTAGTTTGGATTTATATTCTGTCCATAATTTTAATCATCGTATTTGTGCATTTATCTGAacatctttatttttattttttgtgcgTTCTTTTAAGGAATCCAGTTTTCTTGGTGTCTACCATTCAATTGTAGTTTCTTCTACTACATTTATTGATATTGTTTTAATACCTTGCCACATTTCTGTTCATTGAGAACTTGTGTTAATGGCTAGTTTCTTCTTAATTTGTGCAGCTGTCTTGATGTGGAGGAATAGGTGCTTGGGTTCGGAAAGAATTTATGGGAATTATGTTTCAATGTAACCCTGAAAATCATTAGTCCATC is a window from the Arachis stenosperma cultivar V10309 chromosome 3, arast.V10309.gnm1.PFL2, whole genome shotgun sequence genome containing:
- the LOC130967633 gene encoding RING-H2 finger protein ATL65, whose amino-acid sequence is MQMHHHHHPNSTTIMPPSSSHHWIWPPTPSPSPSPSPSATFAKSTLPPPSPSKSPVDFSPPLIAMVVVIAAAFLLVTYSRLIARHLTPPLHRLIRRFRRRRRTHSFLPSSSGDLDSLPYYYDSPFDPHIPPSSFSPYGLDDSVIKTIPFSLYAALYAGELNSTSSRRSSSRRDCAVCLFEFEDDDYVRTLPLCSHTFHVDCIDAWLRSHANCPLCRAGVLSAASPFTPMFAARIRPSLDDDAIFHRIAAEHTPPPPEDYRHATTAVSAAPEITVEVPEEGFNGRDFLLKRSYSFGFERSLASERMLVMEPATASPWRYRRGGSSSSFWSKRPSPFGSIGKPRVFSFRYYRGMKSPFFRRRGFFPLSESSMRYAGGGSSSRRSKSIASPMFLRSSVLTSAAGAAGFSSSRLRCGDPEALLSPERFNRR
- the LOC130965372 gene encoding mitochondrial import receptor subunit TOM6 homolog, which codes for MFPGMFMRKPDKAAALKQLKSHVAMFGAWVVVVRITPYILHFLNRDKDDLELRLEL